One stretch of Brettanomyces nanus chromosome 4, complete sequence DNA includes these proteins:
- a CDS encoding uncharacterized protein (BUSCO:EOG0934055Z): MNTDENPSGPASNFQQVLDNPRDDTEKPKTVTKNAKRNEQKVIANKSSFAQIKKKTDIPKILTSSFKSARIRSRTLPSQNASDALDNNAPHTRLFQTVDTSVDNDIAWNTEESYSDDSEGNKSPAWVLTDILHSFGEKDRPTGYLVRRANELVGLLETHESLRRDLVLQSILHKIQNLLLHSNSSVIACGFRVIWCIIDDYKSLALFTQFNLHYFLIHSLAKDGKPNDIEREESLKLVRKFVDVEDGVTLLNLDIMKALVAVADNSDDPLRTSALETICEVSVLAPEITFKANGIKSMLQCVLDGVSSMTGTCILTIIKLLDSPDARRYVMDEKVIQALICPFMDIVHVRIERLQALAYVIASLLKSWPGLIAFSQNDFMPLRQLISCLTFDSSPVRVVLIHIFYEIFHIKSLPWIVLRDNTQETATRGSSAVLFIRDAAVKIHQPKSVQATRIPEREAPFINHYTSLLLQICFKCGLWDRLTRIFEDSTDKKFTKKVVFLLSEMSYLQTFLVPKKLHTPLAPSFRLNRLLEKAIRKHHKTGLLPSELRQEALEQEKSEIVPSSASKVLDAIDELNDDSTSGLTTLITQGSVQLRLQNMSSGIDIKALVFKTGVLTTKAFAKWDWPLIIQLMRAPLRNRKMFDEVVRTTKFYKRLLSFYRPFKYRFSMLRKTPGNQIYVRAGCEIFKNLLSHKNGVNYLSENKLLPQIAECLAQVDPYSGITAADALFSKGKLENTISSAFFKFVEILSGDLNGIRMMEQWWLFDMLYHITDRASNREDLTKLIIRNLKYNIPGHCRIILKKVASTGNTSCRLLATRILGDLLHEGGVYESYACHALVDQFCDRSLQVSDVAVEALTNYATDSSTVDRLIACQPSLDHLGNKSAKLIQAIFSTSSGFDYLQNQLNFVETEMEAWVDTKNKVYVREIEAFIAKRLFNFRNTSTLEMPYHFFGALVKTVEGVRLLESTETFSSFSNTIRNYVFMIRNSKEVQFYGENLVDTVENTILELKSVLWAIGNISVSEYGINLLEMSGLVEDIHCITENSVNLSLKGSCFFIMGLVAQTDQGSEILDDLGWYATRSSLGVNLPICLPRDFAGFLEMEKNELVTKVPIESSVEIFDKIMEEDFVPYNSDERVMEHTNSSNTISGVPGSSTYVTTQYSREYLMMYKVYENLNLILVNQAKAYGNLAKLKKRYPSIFSTEPTVLKFIMRVLNLYRVKGAVRKHLLTELINFNKMMEILLRRERRKMKETIGGSSPQLPTSNLTIPPLPLPLARSSPSLSPTPTWTKLSRRTTLDDDGGVEPVTLTTISHSNNKNKHQTPFPSQSQTRSRSSTQDHTTIGNSVLFTSIYKNSRRGEATISDEDSEGKKETEEDQDRENDSDK; encoded by the coding sequence ATGAATACAGATGAAAATCCAAGTGGTCCAGCTTCCAATTTTCAACAGGTACTAGATAATCCGAGGGATGATACCGAGAAGCCGAAGACTGTCACAAAGAACGCCAAGAGAAACGAGCAAAAAGTGATCGCAAACAAGAGCAGTTTTGCacagataaagaagaaaacggATATACCAAAGATATTAACATCGTCATTCAAGAGTGCAAGAATAAGGAGCCGAACGCTTCCGTCTCAAAACGCTTCGGATGCACTAGACAACAACGCTCCTCATACGAGGCTGTTTCAGACCGTGGACACCTCTGTCGATAATGACATCGCTTGGAATACCGAGGAGAGCTACTCAGATGATAGTGAGGGAAACAAGAGTCCTGCTTGGGTGTTAACAGATATTCTGCACTCatttggagagaaagaCCGACCCACCGGATACCTTGTAAGACGAGCCAACGAGCTTGTCGGCTTACTAGAGACACACGAATCACTTCGACGTGACCTCGTGCTACAGTCCATTCTACACAAGATACAGAATTTACTCCTACACTCAAATTCGTCTGTTATAGCGTGCGGGTTTCGGGTCATCTGGTGTATTATAGACGACTACAAGTCATTGGCACTGTTTACGCAGTTTAACTTGCATTATTTCCTTATCCATTCGCTTGCTAAAGATGGGAAACCAAACGACATTGAACGCGAAGAGAGTTTGAAACTTGTCAGGAAATTTGTTGACGTTGAAGATGGAGTTACGCTACTTAATCTGGACATTATGAAGGCTCTAGTAGCCGTTGCCGATAATTCTGATGATCCCCTTCGTACATCGGCTTTAGAGACAATCTGTGAGGTGTCTGTTCTTGCCCCGGAGATAACTTTTAAAGCCAACGGAATTAAATCGATGCTTCAATGCGTTTTAGATGGGGTGAGCTCTATGACAGGCACGTGTATTCTTACTATTATCAAATTGCTAGACTCTCCTGATGCCAGACGGTATGTAATGGACGAAAAAGTGATCCAGGCGCTTATTTGCCCCTTCATGGATATTGTTCATGTCAGGATAGAGAGACTTCAGGCGTTGGCTTATGTCATCGCTTCGCTTCTCAAATCGTGGCCGGGACTGATAGCCTTCTCACAGAACGACTTCATGCCTCTAAGGCAGTTGATTAGTTGCCTCACGTTCGATTCTTCACCTGTAAGAGTCGTATTGATTCATATCTTCTACGAAATATTTCATATAAAATCATTACCATGGATAGTGTTGAGAGACAACACTCAGGAGACAGCGACAAGAGGGTCTTCGGCCGTTCTATTCATCAGGGATGCTGCTGTGAAAATTCACCAGCCAAAGTCTGTCCAGGCTACTAGGATCCCAGAGAGAGAAGCTCCTTTCATAAACCACTATACATCCCTTCTATTACAGATCTGTTTTAAATGCGGACTATGGGACAGGTTGACAAGAATATTCGAAGATTCTACAGACAAGAAGTTTACCAAAAAGGTGGTGTTTTTACTTTCCGAAATGTCATATCTACAGACATTTCTAGTGCCAAAGAAATTGCATACTCCGTTAGCTCCGTCATTTAGATTGAATCGATTACTTGAAAAAGCGATTCGAAAGCATCATAAGACGGGATTGCTTCCCAGCGAATTGAGACAGGAAGCCCTAGAACAGGAGAAGTCAGAGATTGTTCCCAGCTCGGCCTCGAAAGTTTTGGATGCAATTGATGAGTTAAACGATGATTCCACAAGTGGACTCACCACTCTGATCACTCAAGGTAGTGTTCAACTTAGATTACAAAACATGTCCTCTGGCATTGATATAAAGGCTTTGGTTTTTAAGACTGGCGTATTAACTACGAAAGCATTTGCCAAATGGGATTGGCCCCTGATAATTCAGCTAATGAGAGCTCCCCTCAGGAATAGAAAAATGTTTGACGAGGTTGTGAGGACCACTAAGTTTTATAAGCGATTGCTGTCATTCTACAGACCTTTCAAGTATCGTTTCTCGATGCTTAGAAAAACACCTGGAAACCAAATCTACGTGAGGGCAGGATGTGAAATCTTTAAAAACTTGCTATCGCATAAGAATGGTGTGAATTATTTGAGCGAGAACAAACTCCTACCTCAGATAGCGGAATGTTTAGCTCAAGTGGATCCTTATAGCGGTAttactgctgctgatgcACTTTTTTCCAAGGGTAAACTTGAAAATACGATTAGCTCGGCGTTCTTTAAATTCGTGGAAATTCTATCAGGAGACCTCAATGGAATTCGAATGATGGAACAATGGTGGCTGTTTGACATGCTCTATCATATTACGGACCGAGCATCCAATAGAGAGGATTTGACAAAACTGATCATCAGGAATTTGAAGTACAACATTCCAGGACATTGCCGGattatattgaagaaagtggCCAGTACAGGGAATACATCATGCCGACTTTTGGCGACCCGAATCCTAGGAGATTTGCTTCATGAAGGTGGTGTATATGAATCTTACGCATGCCATGCTTTGGTGGATCAGTTTTGCGATCGTAGCTTACAAGTTTCTGATGTGGCTGTAGAGGCGCTAACAAATTATGCGACAGACAGCAGTACTGTAGATAGACTCATTGCATGCCAACCTTCTTTAGATCACTTGGGTAACAAGAGTGCGAAGCTGATCCAGGCGATTTTTTCCACGTCGTCTGGATTCGATTACTTACAGAACCAGTTGAACTTCGTGGAAACAGAGATGGAGGCATGGGTGGATACCAAAAACAAGGTGTATGTTAGAGAAATCGAGGCTTTTATTGCCAAACGgcttttcaatttcagaAACACCAGTACTTTAGAAATGCCTTACCATTTCTTTGGAGCGTTGGTCAAGACGGTAGAAGGGGTTCGACTTTTGGAAAGTACTGAGACATTCTCATCGTTTTCTAACACGATTCGTAATTATGTGTTTATGATCAGGAACTCAAAGGAAGTGCAATTTTACGGTGAAAATTTGGTCGATACAGTTGAAAATACGATATTAGAGCTCAAATCTGTGCTTTGGGCTATAGGTAACATCAGTGTATCAGAATACGGAATCAACCTACTAGAAATGTCAGGATTGGTGGAAGATATACACTGCATCACTGAGAACTCGGTCAATTTATCATTGAAAGGAAGCTGCTTTTTTATAATGGGACTAGTTGCTCAGACAGACCAAGGATCGGAAATTTTGGATGACTTGGGCTGGTATGCTACTCGGTCTTCTTTAGGAGTGAATCTGCCCATCTGTTTACCGCGTGATTTTGCAGGATTTTtagagatggagaagaatgAACTTGTAACGAAGGTGCCGATAGAGTCGTCCGTGGAGATTTTTGATAAGATTATGGAGGAAGATTTTGTTCCCTACAATTCAGATGAGAGAGTGATGGAACATACAAATTCGTCAAATACAATCTCAGGAGTCCCGGGATCATCCACTTACGTTACCACTCAGTATTCGCGCGAATACTTAATGATGTACAAAGTTTATGAGAACTTAAATCTCATATTGGTGAATCAGGCCAAAGCGTACGGGAATTTGGCAAAGCTCAAAAAGCGGTATCCGTCGATATTCAGTACCGAGCCTACAGTGCTTAAGTTCATCATGAGAGTTTTGAATTTGTACCGGGTGAAGGGAGCTGTACGCAAGCACCTTCTTACAGAATtaatcaacttcaacaagatgatggagattTTATTGAGGAGAGAAAGGCGCAAGATGAAGGAGACCATTGGTGGATCATCACCTCAGTTACCTACATCAAACCTCACTATTCCTCCATTGCCATTACCTTTGGCGCGAAGCTCGCCGTCTCTATCACCTACCCCAACATGGACGAAATTATCTCGGAGAACTACTTTGGATGACGACGGTGGAGTCGAACCCGTGACACTTACGACCATAAGCCACAGCAATAATAAAAACAAACACCAAACGCCATTTCCTTCGCAGTCGCAGACAAGGTCTCGGTCATCGACACAGGATCACACCACTATAGGTAACAGTGTTTTGTTTACTAGTATATACAAAAATTCGAGACGAGGGGAAGCAACTATCAGTGACGAAGATAGCgaaggaaagaaggaaacagaagaagatcaagacAGGGAAAATGACTCTGATAAATAA